One stretch of Streptomyces agglomeratus DNA includes these proteins:
- a CDS encoding TrmH family RNA methyltransferase → MGTPELISPRSPRVTAAKRLAKRSFRGKERRFIAEGPQAVREAVEHRGDGGEATLIELFATVEAAERYDDIVSAARAAGARVHLAPDEVLAEVSQTVTPQGIVGVCRFLDSPFEEILAARPRLVAVLAHVRDPGNAGTVLRCADAAGADAVVLTDASVDLYNPKSVRASVGSLFHLPVAVGVPVEQAVSGLKSAGVRILAADGAGDDDLDDELDAGTMGGPSAWVFGNEAWGLPEETRALADAVVRVPIHGRAESLNLATAAAVCLYASARAQRASGGCRSVTSS, encoded by the coding sequence ATGGGCACCCCCGAGCTGATCTCCCCGCGGTCCCCGCGCGTGACCGCCGCCAAGCGGCTGGCCAAGCGGAGCTTCCGCGGCAAGGAGCGCCGGTTCATCGCCGAGGGGCCGCAGGCCGTGCGCGAGGCGGTCGAGCACCGCGGCGACGGTGGCGAGGCGACCCTGATCGAGCTTTTCGCCACCGTCGAGGCCGCCGAGCGGTACGACGACATCGTCTCTGCCGCCCGCGCCGCAGGCGCCCGCGTGCACCTGGCGCCCGACGAGGTGCTCGCCGAGGTGTCCCAGACCGTCACCCCGCAGGGCATCGTCGGTGTCTGCCGCTTCCTGGACTCGCCCTTCGAGGAGATCCTCGCGGCCAGGCCCCGGCTCGTCGCCGTCCTGGCGCACGTCCGGGACCCCGGGAACGCCGGTACGGTGCTGCGCTGCGCGGACGCCGCCGGTGCCGACGCGGTCGTCCTCACCGACGCCTCCGTCGATCTCTACAACCCCAAGTCGGTCCGTGCCTCGGTCGGCTCCCTCTTCCACCTGCCGGTCGCCGTCGGGGTCCCCGTCGAGCAGGCCGTCAGCGGGCTGAAGAGCGCCGGTGTACGCATCCTGGCGGCCGACGGCGCGGGCGACGACGACCTCGACGACGAGCTCGACGCCGGCACCATGGGCGGGCCCTCCGCCTGGGTCTTCGGCAACGAGGCGTGGGGCCTGCCGGAGGAGACCCGCGCGCTCGCGGACGCCGTGGTGCGCGTGCCGATCCACGGCAGGGCCGAGAGCCTCAACCTCGCCACGGCCGCCGCCGTGTGCCTCTACGCCTCCGCTCGTGCGCAGCGCGCTTCCGGAGGGTGCCGCAGCGTAACCTCCAGCTAG
- a CDS encoding sensor histidine kinase, protein MAVGTSGPSKAGDALPRPYARDGQSAWDGHGIDPDDLPDGLAVADENGRVICFNDAAARITAITKDAALGRPLGAALPLEDLEGRRWWSLTDPYGGLAIRGGQPERNLLLPGGREVLVSARYVRDEPTGPVRRVVVSLRGTEARRRTERSHAELIATVAHELRSPLTSVKGFTATLLAKWERFTDDQKKLMLETVDADASRITRLIAELLDISRIDSGRLEVRRQPVDVPTAVGRHVQAHISNGQPADRFLVRVQQPLPDLWADPDKIDQVLGNLLENAVRHGEGTVTIEVGAAPLKTAGDAAKGTAVTVSDEGAGIPEESMGRVFTRFWRGSKRGGTGLGLYIVKGIVEAHGGSITVGRGPGGGAEFRFILPVGAPAYLA, encoded by the coding sequence ATGGCTGTCGGCACGAGCGGTCCGTCGAAGGCGGGCGACGCTTTACCGCGTCCGTACGCGCGGGACGGGCAGAGCGCCTGGGACGGGCACGGGATCGATCCCGACGACCTGCCCGACGGCCTCGCCGTCGCCGACGAGAACGGCCGCGTGATCTGCTTCAACGACGCGGCGGCGCGGATCACCGCCATCACGAAGGACGCCGCGCTCGGCCGGCCGCTAGGGGCCGCGCTGCCGCTCGAAGACCTCGAAGGCCGGCGCTGGTGGAGCCTGACCGACCCGTACGGCGGACTCGCGATCCGGGGCGGACAGCCGGAACGCAACCTGCTGCTGCCCGGCGGCCGAGAGGTGCTGGTCTCCGCCCGGTACGTACGCGACGAGCCGACCGGGCCCGTACGGCGGGTCGTCGTCTCGCTGCGCGGCACCGAGGCCCGGCGCCGCACCGAACGCAGCCACGCCGAGCTGATAGCCACGGTCGCCCACGAGCTGCGCTCCCCGCTGACCTCGGTCAAGGGGTTCACGGCGACGCTGCTCGCCAAGTGGGAGCGGTTCACCGACGATCAGAAGAAGCTCATGCTGGAGACCGTCGACGCCGACGCGAGCCGGATCACCCGGCTGATCGCCGAGCTGCTCGACATCTCCCGCATCGACTCCGGACGCCTCGAGGTGCGCAGGCAGCCCGTGGACGTCCCGACGGCCGTCGGACGCCACGTCCAGGCTCACATCTCCAACGGCCAGCCCGCGGACCGCTTCCTCGTCCGTGTCCAGCAGCCGCTGCCCGATCTGTGGGCAGACCCGGACAAGATCGACCAGGTGCTCGGCAACCTGCTGGAAAATGCGGTGCGGCACGGCGAGGGAACGGTCACCATCGAGGTGGGCGCAGCCCCGCTCAAGACCGCCGGCGACGCAGCGAAGGGAACAGCCGTGACCGTGAGTGACGAAGGCGCCGGCATCCCCGAGGAGTCGATGGGCCGCGTCTTCACCCGCTTCTGGCGCGGCAGCAAGCGCGGCGGGACCGGCCTCGGACTGTACATCGTCAAGGGCATCGTCGAGGCGCACGGCGGCTCGATCACCGTCGGCCGCGGGCCCGGCGGCGGCGCCGAGTTCCGATTTATCCTGCCCGTCGGCGCTCCGGCGTATCTCGCCTGA
- the pheT gene encoding phenylalanine--tRNA ligase subunit beta: MRVPLSWLREYVDLPATETGRDVQAKLVSAGLEVETVEQLGAGLKGPLVVGKVLTIEELTEFKKPIRFCTVDVGTANGTGEPQEIVCGARNFAVGDKVVVVLPGAVLPGDFAIAARKTYGKTSHGMICSGDELGMGDDGSNGIIVLPPEYEVGTDAIELLELVDEVLDIAVTPDRGYCLSMRGVAREVATAYGLPLRDPALLDVPAPNSYGYLVKVADPQGCDRFTARTVVGLEPEARSPIWLRRRLQKAGMRPISLAVDVTNYVMLELGQPLHAYDRSRIDGPIGVRRAEPGEKFTTLDGTKRVLDAEDLVITDNRGPIGLAGVMGGANTEIADSVTDPETGAVRGTTEVVIEAAHFDALSIARTARRHKLASEASKRFERGTDPQATSAAAQRTVDLLVLLAGGTAEAGVTEVVAPSGPRTVSMPANHPDRVAGVDYGRETVVRRLQEVGCDVYGQDELVVTVPSWRPDLAYPNDLAEEVIRLEGYENLPSTLPTPPSGRGLTDRQRLHRRIGRALAGAGYVEALNYPFIGDAVLDQLGLDADDARRRTVKLVNPLSDEEPALRTTLLPGLLGALRRNDGRGSHDLALFETGLVFRPTGDEHKAARLPVDRRPTDEEIAGLNATLPRQPHRAAVVLAGAREQAGWWGKGRPGTWADAVEAARVLAREAGTELVVRGDRHAPWHPGRCAALYVTVNGEETLVGHAGELHPRVIKALHLPERTCAMEIETDLLEQAATGVLRAPRISAFPVATQDVALVVPTEVASADVEAALREGAGELLESLRLFDVFTGEQLGEGKKSLAYALRFRAADRTLTVDEATAARDAAVALAGERTGAVLRGM; encoded by the coding sequence ATGCGGGTCCCGCTTTCCTGGCTGCGGGAGTACGTCGATCTCCCCGCCACCGAGACCGGCCGTGACGTACAGGCCAAGCTCGTGTCCGCGGGCCTGGAGGTCGAGACGGTCGAGCAGCTCGGCGCCGGCCTCAAGGGCCCCCTGGTGGTCGGCAAGGTCCTCACCATCGAGGAACTGACCGAGTTCAAGAAGCCGATCCGCTTCTGCACCGTCGACGTCGGCACGGCCAACGGCACCGGTGAGCCGCAGGAGATCGTCTGCGGCGCCCGCAACTTCGCCGTCGGCGACAAGGTCGTCGTGGTGCTGCCCGGCGCCGTCCTGCCCGGCGACTTCGCGATCGCCGCGCGCAAGACGTACGGCAAGACCTCGCACGGCATGATCTGCTCCGGCGACGAGCTGGGCATGGGCGACGACGGCAGCAACGGCATCATCGTGCTGCCGCCCGAGTACGAGGTCGGCACCGACGCCATCGAGCTGCTCGAACTCGTCGACGAGGTCCTCGACATCGCCGTCACGCCCGACCGCGGCTACTGCCTGTCGATGCGCGGCGTCGCCCGTGAGGTCGCCACCGCGTACGGGCTGCCGCTGCGCGACCCGGCGCTGCTCGACGTGCCCGCGCCCAACTCGTACGGCTACCTCGTGAAGGTCGCCGACCCGCAGGGCTGCGACCGCTTCACCGCGCGTACGGTCGTCGGTCTCGAGCCCGAGGCGCGCTCCCCGATCTGGCTGCGCCGCAGGCTCCAGAAGGCCGGGATGCGCCCGATCTCGCTCGCGGTCGACGTCACCAACTACGTGATGCTGGAGCTCGGTCAGCCGCTGCACGCGTACGACCGGTCCCGCATCGACGGGCCGATCGGTGTCCGCCGGGCCGAGCCGGGCGAGAAGTTCACGACGCTCGACGGCACCAAGCGGGTCCTCGACGCCGAGGACCTCGTCATCACCGACAACCGCGGCCCGATCGGTCTCGCCGGTGTCATGGGCGGCGCCAACACCGAGATCGCGGACTCCGTGACCGACCCGGAGACGGGCGCGGTCAGGGGCACCACCGAGGTCGTCATCGAGGCGGCGCACTTCGACGCGCTGTCCATCGCCCGTACCGCGCGCCGGCACAAGCTCGCGTCCGAGGCGTCCAAGCGCTTCGAGCGCGGCACCGACCCGCAGGCCACCTCCGCGGCGGCCCAGCGGACCGTCGACCTGCTGGTGCTGCTCGCGGGCGGTACCGCCGAGGCCGGCGTCACCGAGGTCGTCGCGCCCTCCGGTCCGCGCACGGTCTCCATGCCCGCGAACCACCCCGACCGCGTGGCGGGCGTCGACTACGGCCGCGAGACCGTCGTACGCCGCCTCCAGGAGGTCGGCTGCGACGTGTACGGGCAGGACGAGCTGGTCGTGACCGTGCCGTCCTGGCGCCCCGACCTGGCCTACCCGAACGACCTTGCCGAAGAGGTCATCCGGCTGGAGGGTTACGAGAACCTCCCGTCGACGCTGCCGACGCCCCCCTCGGGCCGCGGGCTCACCGACCGGCAGCGGCTGCACCGCCGCATCGGGCGCGCCCTGGCGGGCGCGGGGTATGTCGAAGCGCTGAACTACCCGTTCATCGGCGACGCCGTGCTCGACCAGCTCGGCCTCGACGCCGACGACGCCCGTCGCCGTACGGTCAAGCTGGTCAACCCGCTCTCCGACGAGGAGCCGGCGCTGCGCACCACGCTGCTGCCCGGCCTCCTCGGCGCCCTGCGCCGCAACGACGGCCGCGGCTCGCACGACCTGGCGCTCTTCGAGACCGGCCTGGTCTTCCGGCCGACGGGTGACGAGCACAAGGCCGCGCGACTGCCCGTCGACCGCCGGCCGACCGACGAGGAGATCGCCGGTCTCAACGCCACGCTGCCGCGTCAGCCGCACCGCGCCGCCGTCGTCCTCGCGGGCGCCCGCGAGCAGGCCGGCTGGTGGGGCAAGGGCCGTCCGGGCACCTGGGCGGACGCCGTCGAGGCCGCCCGCGTCCTCGCCCGCGAGGCCGGGACCGAGCTCGTCGTCCGGGGCGACCGGCACGCGCCGTGGCACCCCGGCCGCTGCGCGGCGCTGTACGTTACGGTGAACGGCGAGGAGACGCTCGTCGGGCACGCGGGTGAGCTGCACCCGCGCGTCATCAAGGCACTCCACCTGCCGGAGCGCACCTGCGCCATGGAGATCGAGACCGACCTCCTGGAGCAGGCGGCGACCGGGGTACTGCGGGCGCCGCGGATCTCCGCCTTCCCGGTGGCGACCCAGGACGTCGCGCTCGTCGTCCCCACCGAGGTCGCCTCCGCGGACGTCGAGGCGGCGCTGCGCGAGGGTGCCGGTGAACTCCTCGAATCGCTGCGGCTGTTCGACGTGTTCACGGGCGAGCAGCTCGGCGAGGGCAAGAAGTCGCTCGCGTACGCGCTGCGCTTCCGCGCAGCCGACCGTACGCTGACGGTCGACGAGGCCACGGCCGCACGTGACGCCGCCGTCGCGCTCGCCGGGGAGCGCACGGGCGCGGTGCTGCGCGGGATGTAA
- the pheS gene encoding phenylalanine--tRNA ligase subunit alpha, whose amino-acid sequence MSAPNKSYDPVEVEALKPEEIERMRDEALAAFDAAADLDALTHAKTAHTGPTSPLSLANREIGALPPAAKAEAGKRVGMARGAVNKALAARLAALEAERDERVLVEEAVDVTLPYDRVPAGARHPLTTLMERVADVFVAMGYEIAEGPEVEAEWFNFDALNFVPDHPARQMQDTFFVQGADGSKSDESGVVLRTHTSPVQARALLDREPPVYVVCPGRVYRTDELDATHTPVFHQIELLAVDEGLTMADLKGTLDHMVQALFGEGMKTRLRPNYFPFTEPSAEMDMVCYVCRGESVGNPDRPCRTCGSEGWIELGGCGMVNPKVLTACGVDPAKYSGFAFGFGIERMLMFRHNVEDMRDMVEGDVRFTRPFGMEI is encoded by the coding sequence ATGTCCGCACCCAATAAGTCGTACGACCCTGTTGAGGTCGAGGCGCTGAAACCGGAAGAGATCGAGCGCATGCGGGACGAGGCGCTCGCCGCCTTCGACGCCGCGGCGGATCTCGACGCGCTCACCCACGCGAAGACCGCGCACACCGGCCCCACCTCGCCGCTCTCGCTCGCCAACCGTGAGATCGGCGCCCTGCCGCCGGCCGCCAAGGCCGAGGCGGGCAAGCGCGTGGGCATGGCCCGCGGCGCCGTGAACAAGGCCCTGGCCGCCCGCCTCGCCGCCCTGGAGGCGGAGCGGGACGAGCGCGTGCTGGTCGAGGAGGCGGTGGACGTCACGCTGCCGTACGACCGCGTCCCGGCCGGCGCCCGGCACCCGCTGACCACGCTGATGGAGCGCGTCGCCGACGTCTTCGTCGCCATGGGCTACGAGATCGCCGAGGGCCCCGAGGTCGAGGCGGAGTGGTTCAACTTCGACGCCCTCAACTTCGTCCCGGACCACCCGGCGCGCCAGATGCAGGACACCTTCTTCGTCCAGGGCGCCGACGGGTCGAAGTCCGACGAGTCCGGTGTCGTCCTGCGCACGCACACCTCTCCCGTCCAGGCCCGCGCGCTGCTCGACCGCGAGCCGCCCGTGTACGTCGTGTGCCCCGGCCGCGTCTACCGCACGGACGAGCTCGACGCCACGCACACCCCGGTCTTCCACCAGATCGAGCTGCTCGCCGTCGACGAGGGCCTCACCATGGCCGACCTCAAGGGCACCCTCGACCACATGGTCCAGGCGCTCTTCGGCGAGGGAATGAAGACCCGGCTGCGCCCGAACTACTTCCCGTTCACCGAGCCGTCCGCCGAGATGGACATGGTCTGCTACGTCTGCCGCGGCGAGTCCGTCGGCAACCCGGACCGTCCCTGCCGCACCTGCGGCAGCGAGGGCTGGATCGAGCTGGGCGGCTGCGGCATGGTCAACCCGAAGGTGCTCACGGCCTGCGGCGTCGACCCCGCGAAGTACAGCGGATTCGCCTTCGGGTTCGGCATCGAGCGGATGCTCATGTTCCGCCACAACGTAGAAGACATGCGAGACATGGTCGAGGGTGACGTCCGGTTCACTCGGCCCTTCGGGATGGAGATCTGA